The following coding sequences lie in one Micromonospora sp. R77 genomic window:
- a CDS encoding STAS domain-containing protein — translation MQIGTQSTEPGHVTLAVHGEIDMASAAELDQALDAVLRRAGVVEIVVDLTEVSYPDSTGVGALLRGVAEAVGRATLRVPTPGPWWPGCCGSPPWTALLGLPDDGRPTSRPGRRGLG, via the coding sequence ATGCAGATCGGCACGCAGAGCACCGAGCCCGGACACGTCACCCTGGCCGTGCACGGCGAGATCGACATGGCCAGTGCCGCGGAGCTGGACCAGGCCCTGGACGCCGTGCTCCGCCGAGCCGGCGTGGTGGAGATCGTCGTCGATCTCACCGAGGTCTCCTACCCGGACTCCACCGGCGTCGGCGCGCTGTTGCGCGGGGTCGCCGAGGCGGTCGGCCGGGCCACCCTCCGGGTCCCAACGCCCGGCCCGTGGTGGCCCGGGTGCTGCGGATCACCGCCGTGGACGGCCTTGCTCGGCCTCCCCGACGACGGCCGGCCGACCAGCCGGCCGGGCCGGCGCGGCCTCGGCTGA
- a CDS encoding ROK family transcriptional regulator gives MSATRLPGTPRLLRALNDRAALELLLEQGPLTRARLGELTGLSKVTASQLVERLEERGLVTRVGEQAGGRGPNAQLYAVRPGSAHVVGVDVGADRVVAACADITGAVIGRVEQSTKDTDDPVGVVHNAVVQAASSAGAELSSVRRIVLGTPGLVDPGTGDITFAFNLPRWHSGLLAALRDDLHTPVVFENDVNLAAVAEAQSGAARGLADFVLVWVGAGVGLAIMLGGRLHHGSTGAAGEIGYLPVPGAPIPRDVAKRAKPAFQQLAGGDAVRVVAGEHGFAADTAADAARRRRGRRRRRSAAGRTRPRRLALGVASTCVVLDPPLVVLAGEVGQAGGAALAERVQQEVAAITLVRPRVVPTGLTEEPILRGALRTALDAVRDEVFGSTVG, from the coding sequence ATGAGTGCGACCCGGCTGCCCGGCACCCCCCGCCTGTTGCGGGCGCTCAACGACCGCGCGGCGCTGGAGCTGCTCCTCGAACAGGGTCCCCTCACCCGGGCCCGGCTCGGCGAGCTGACCGGGCTGTCCAAGGTCACCGCCAGCCAGCTGGTCGAGCGGCTGGAGGAGCGTGGCCTGGTCACCCGGGTCGGCGAGCAGGCCGGCGGGCGGGGCCCGAACGCCCAGCTCTACGCCGTCCGGCCGGGCAGCGCCCACGTGGTCGGGGTGGACGTCGGTGCCGACCGGGTGGTGGCGGCCTGCGCCGACATCACCGGCGCGGTCATCGGCCGGGTGGAACAGTCCACGAAGGACACCGACGACCCGGTGGGGGTGGTGCACAACGCGGTGGTCCAGGCCGCGAGCAGCGCCGGCGCGGAGCTGTCGAGCGTACGGCGGATCGTGCTGGGCACCCCCGGCCTGGTCGACCCGGGCACCGGCGACATCACCTTCGCGTTCAACCTGCCGCGCTGGCACAGCGGCCTGCTCGCCGCGCTCCGCGACGACCTGCACACCCCGGTGGTCTTCGAGAACGACGTCAACCTCGCCGCGGTCGCCGAGGCGCAGTCCGGCGCCGCCCGGGGTCTCGCCGACTTCGTGCTGGTCTGGGTGGGGGCCGGCGTGGGTCTGGCGATCATGCTCGGCGGCCGGCTGCACCACGGCAGCACCGGCGCGGCCGGCGAGATCGGCTACCTGCCGGTGCCCGGGGCGCCCATCCCGCGGGACGTCGCCAAGCGGGCCAAGCCGGCCTTCCAGCAGCTCGCCGGCGGCGACGCGGTACGGGTGGTCGCCGGGGAGCACGGCTTCGCCGCCGACACCGCCGCCGACGCGGCACGCCGCCGTCGCGGCCGGCGCCGACGGCGATCCGCTGCTGGACGAACTCGCCCGCGCCGGCTGGCGCTCGGGGTGGCCAGCACCTGCGTGGTGCTGGACCCGCCGCTGGTGGTGCTCGCCGGTGAGGTGGGTCAGGCGGGCGGGGCGGCGCTGGCCGAGCGGGTGCAGCAGGAGGTCGCCGCGATCACGCTGGTCCGGCCGCGGGTGGTGCCGACGGGGCTGACCGAGGAGCCGATCCTGCGCGGCGCGCTGCGTACCGCGCTGGACGCCGTCCGGGACGAGGTCTTCGGCTCGACGGTCGGCTGA
- a CDS encoding ABC transporter permease subunit: MNLVRAELERLTARRFVQLMVVLLLVAFAVTAATTLAGSHRPSTEELDRARAAVNEQVANMEAAHDRCLRVKAGTAAPEEGDYLPADCAEIDPARMEQLPVVSDYLSGVLVFANQARPLLYFLIAFLVLFGFLVGASYIGADLNSGGVVNLLLWRPQRMAVLGAKLGTLLGGLLVFAAVASAAYLSVFWLIAQGAGLPGRLDGEFWQSLGGTYGRGLVLVLLAGALGFAIATLGRHTSAALGTVAAYLVVWELGARLVFQILDAARPDAWMLSTYIAAWVNGQARFLNYHACQGEGSGFCDGFYTVTWAPSLAVLLGLTAVLLVAAFSTFRRRDLI, encoded by the coding sequence GTGAACCTGGTCCGTGCCGAGCTGGAGCGGCTGACCGCGCGTCGCTTCGTGCAGCTGATGGTGGTGCTGCTGCTGGTCGCCTTCGCGGTGACCGCGGCGACCACGCTGGCCGGGTCGCACCGGCCGTCGACCGAGGAGCTGGACCGGGCCCGCGCCGCGGTCAACGAACAGGTCGCCAACATGGAGGCGGCGCACGACCGGTGTCTCCGGGTGAAGGCCGGCACCGCCGCGCCGGAGGAGGGCGACTACCTGCCGGCCGACTGCGCCGAGATCGACCCGGCCCGGATGGAGCAGCTCCCGGTGGTGTCGGACTACCTCAGCGGGGTCCTCGTCTTCGCCAACCAGGCCCGGCCGCTGCTGTACTTCCTCATCGCCTTCCTGGTGCTCTTCGGGTTCCTGGTGGGCGCCTCCTACATCGGCGCCGACCTGAACTCCGGCGGCGTGGTCAACCTGCTGCTGTGGCGACCGCAGCGGATGGCGGTGCTCGGGGCGAAACTGGGCACCCTGCTCGGCGGCCTGCTGGTGTTCGCCGCGGTGGCGTCGGCGGCGTACCTGTCGGTGTTCTGGCTGATCGCGCAGGGGGCGGGGCTGCCGGGGCGGTTGGACGGCGAGTTCTGGCAGTCGCTGGGCGGCACGTACGGGCGAGGGCTGGTGCTGGTGCTGCTGGCGGGCGCGCTGGGCTTCGCGATCGCCACCCTGGGCCGGCACACGTCGGCGGCGCTGGGCACGGTCGCCGCCTATCTGGTGGTGTGGGAGCTGGGTGCGCGGCTGGTGTTCCAGATCCTCGACGCGGCCCGGCCGGACGCCTGGATGCTCTCCACCTACATCGCCGCCTGGGTGAACGGACAGGCCCGGTTCCTCAACTACCACGCCTGCCAGGGCGAGGGGAGCGGCTTCTGCGACGGCTTCTACACGGTGACCTGGGCGCCGAGTCTGGCGGTGCTGCTGGGCCTGACGGCGGTGCTGCTGGTGGCGGCGTTCAGCACGTTCCGCCGCCGCGACCTGATCTGA